The Chaetodon auriga isolate fChaAug3 chromosome 3, fChaAug3.hap1, whole genome shotgun sequence genome has a window encoding:
- the pias4a gene encoding E3 SUMO-protein ligase PIAS4-A isoform X2, with product MAAELVEAMNMVKSFRVSDLQTLLASMGRSKSGLKQDLVGRALRLVQTEYSPELLKNVRQLYESRFPKTSGWLAARRPEGISVAYSSLSSSPTATSQGADYLNGISKPIPTPAPEVKLVPLPFYQTLETLLPPTELIAHNNEKLQDSQCIFELTPNQADQIRNASELRPGMRSIQVVLRICYTDSIGVQEDQYPPNIAVKVNQSYCHVPGYYPSNKPGVEPRRPCRPVNITPWLHLSNATNRVTVTWGNFGKRYSVAVYLVRVFTAADLFSQLKLCSVESAERCRERIQDKLRFDPESEIATTGLRVSLICPLVKMRLGVPCRVLTCAHLQCFDAVFFLQMNEKKPTWTCPVCDKPAPFELLTIDGLLSEILKETSEDIEEIEYLTDGSWRSIRDDKERDRERERSNTPEYPVVDICIPEANGYSPAHSSTSLTGKSGSGSVGMAGVTGGPAVAPGGGAVVDLTLDSSSEEEGGGAGGDSEDTEDSTDSPAPKRGRYNYDKDLVTAY from the exons ATGGCGGCCGAACTGGTGGAAGCGATG AACATGGTCAAAAGTTTCCGGGTCTCAGACCTGCAGACGCTGCTGGCCTCAATGGGTCGCAGCAAAAGTGGGCTGAAACAGGACCTGGTGGGGCGTGCATTGAGGCTAGTGCAGACTGAATACAGCCCAGAGCTTCTGAAGAACGTCAGACAGCTCTATGAATCGCGCTTCCCCAAAACATCTGGCTGGCTTGCGGCACGGCGTCCAGAGGGCATCTCAGTTGCCTACTCATCCCTCAGCTCCTCCCCCACTGCCACCTCTCAGGGCGCAGACTACCTCAACGGCATTTCCAAACCAATCCCCACACCTGCACCAGAGGTCAAGCTGGTGCCTCTGCCCTTCTACCAAACTTTGGAGACACTGTTGCCACCAACAGAGCTAA TTGCCCACAACAATGAGAAACTGCAGGACAGTCAATGCATATTTGAGTTAACACCGAACCAAGCAGATCAGATCAGGAATGCAAG TGAGCTTCGTCCAGGAATGAGATCAATCCAGGTGGTTCTCAG AATCTGTTACACAGACTCCATTGGCGTTCAGGAGGACCAGTATCCTCCCAACATCGCTGTTAAAGTCAACCAGTCCTACTGTCATGTGCCG ggtTATTACCCCTCGAATAAACCTGGTGTTGAACCCCGTCGTCCTTGTCGTCCTGTAAACATCACACCCTGGTTGCATCTCTCAAACGCCACCAACAGAGTCACCGTCACCTGGGGAAACTTTGGCAAG cggTACTCTGTGGCAGTGTATTTAGTGAGggttttcactgcagcagacctCTTCAGCCAACTCAAACTCTGCTCCGTTGAGAGCGCAGAACGCTGTCGCGAACGCA TCCAAGACAAACTACGATTTGATCCAGAGAGTGAAATTGCGACCACAGGCCTACGAGTTTCTCTCATCTGTCCA TTGGTGAAGATGCGGCTCGGTGTGCCATGTCGAGTTTTAACCTGCGCCCATCTTCAGTGTTTCGACGCAGTCTTTTTCCTGCAGATGAATGAGAAGAAGCCCACATGGACTTGCCCTGTCTGTGATAAGCCTGCTCCCTTTGAGCTGCTCACCATTGATGG GCTCCTATCTGAGATTCTGAAAGAGACGAGTGAAGACATCGAGGAGATTGAGTACTTAACCGACGGCTCCTGGCGATCCATCAGAGATGAtaaggagagggacagagaaagggaaCGCAGCAACACACCAGAGTATCCTGTTGTTGATATAT GCATTCCTGAAGCAAACGGATATTCACCCGCCCACAGCAGCACCAGCCTGACGGGCAAATCTGGAAGCGGTTCCGTGGGCATGGCAGGAGTCACGGGAGGACCTGCTGTGGCACCGGGAGGAGGTGCAGTGGTAGATCTGACTCTTGACTCCTCCTCTGAGGAGGAAGGGGGCGGGGCAGGAGGAGACagtgaggacactgaggacagcACTGACAGTCCTGCACCGAAGAGGGGCCGATACAATTATGACAAGGACCTGGTCACTGCCTACTGA
- the pias4a gene encoding E3 SUMO-protein ligase PIAS4-A isoform X1 — translation MNDETIKTLENMVKSFRVSDLQTLLASMGRSKSGLKQDLVGRALRLVQTEYSPELLKNVRQLYESRFPKTSGWLAARRPEGISVAYSSLSSSPTATSQGADYLNGISKPIPTPAPEVKLVPLPFYQTLETLLPPTELIAHNNEKLQDSQCIFELTPNQADQIRNASELRPGMRSIQVVLRICYTDSIGVQEDQYPPNIAVKVNQSYCHVPGYYPSNKPGVEPRRPCRPVNITPWLHLSNATNRVTVTWGNFGKRYSVAVYLVRVFTAADLFSQLKLCSVESAERCRERIQDKLRFDPESEIATTGLRVSLICPLVKMRLGVPCRVLTCAHLQCFDAVFFLQMNEKKPTWTCPVCDKPAPFELLTIDGLLSEILKETSEDIEEIEYLTDGSWRSIRDDKERDRERERSNTPEYPVVDICIPEANGYSPAHSSTSLTGKSGSGSVGMAGVTGGPAVAPGGGAVVDLTLDSSSEEEGGGAGGDSEDTEDSTDSPAPKRGRYNYDKDLVTAY, via the exons atgaatgatgagACCATAAAAACACTTGAG AACATGGTCAAAAGTTTCCGGGTCTCAGACCTGCAGACGCTGCTGGCCTCAATGGGTCGCAGCAAAAGTGGGCTGAAACAGGACCTGGTGGGGCGTGCATTGAGGCTAGTGCAGACTGAATACAGCCCAGAGCTTCTGAAGAACGTCAGACAGCTCTATGAATCGCGCTTCCCCAAAACATCTGGCTGGCTTGCGGCACGGCGTCCAGAGGGCATCTCAGTTGCCTACTCATCCCTCAGCTCCTCCCCCACTGCCACCTCTCAGGGCGCAGACTACCTCAACGGCATTTCCAAACCAATCCCCACACCTGCACCAGAGGTCAAGCTGGTGCCTCTGCCCTTCTACCAAACTTTGGAGACACTGTTGCCACCAACAGAGCTAA TTGCCCACAACAATGAGAAACTGCAGGACAGTCAATGCATATTTGAGTTAACACCGAACCAAGCAGATCAGATCAGGAATGCAAG TGAGCTTCGTCCAGGAATGAGATCAATCCAGGTGGTTCTCAG AATCTGTTACACAGACTCCATTGGCGTTCAGGAGGACCAGTATCCTCCCAACATCGCTGTTAAAGTCAACCAGTCCTACTGTCATGTGCCG ggtTATTACCCCTCGAATAAACCTGGTGTTGAACCCCGTCGTCCTTGTCGTCCTGTAAACATCACACCCTGGTTGCATCTCTCAAACGCCACCAACAGAGTCACCGTCACCTGGGGAAACTTTGGCAAG cggTACTCTGTGGCAGTGTATTTAGTGAGggttttcactgcagcagacctCTTCAGCCAACTCAAACTCTGCTCCGTTGAGAGCGCAGAACGCTGTCGCGAACGCA TCCAAGACAAACTACGATTTGATCCAGAGAGTGAAATTGCGACCACAGGCCTACGAGTTTCTCTCATCTGTCCA TTGGTGAAGATGCGGCTCGGTGTGCCATGTCGAGTTTTAACCTGCGCCCATCTTCAGTGTTTCGACGCAGTCTTTTTCCTGCAGATGAATGAGAAGAAGCCCACATGGACTTGCCCTGTCTGTGATAAGCCTGCTCCCTTTGAGCTGCTCACCATTGATGG GCTCCTATCTGAGATTCTGAAAGAGACGAGTGAAGACATCGAGGAGATTGAGTACTTAACCGACGGCTCCTGGCGATCCATCAGAGATGAtaaggagagggacagagaaagggaaCGCAGCAACACACCAGAGTATCCTGTTGTTGATATAT GCATTCCTGAAGCAAACGGATATTCACCCGCCCACAGCAGCACCAGCCTGACGGGCAAATCTGGAAGCGGTTCCGTGGGCATGGCAGGAGTCACGGGAGGACCTGCTGTGGCACCGGGAGGAGGTGCAGTGGTAGATCTGACTCTTGACTCCTCCTCTGAGGAGGAAGGGGGCGGGGCAGGAGGAGACagtgaggacactgaggacagcACTGACAGTCCTGCACCGAAGAGGGGCCGATACAATTATGACAAGGACCTGGTCACTGCCTACTGA
- the foxq2 gene encoding forkhead box Q2, whose product MSLKYLNSEMTMEDRSSRTGTRERLGLSFTIDYLLFNKGVKGSKEEATGSRTAEQTANNMLNHQNPKPKEVGIRSEIQETRLQRSEAEIEERKVKEEEGDEEQQEGGEEEVTTTTSTSSSPEKSAEKPNQSYIALISKAILASEQKKLLLCDIYQWIMDHYPYFKSKDKNWRNSVRHNLSLNDCFIKAGRSDNGKGHFWAIHPSNYQDFSNGDYHCRRARRRVRRVAGQLPFSSLSSPYHPAFARPHRTTCWCCPQVQTLPLPALAPRLYWPWSSVQPQVGLHPSLRASVP is encoded by the exons ATGAGTCTGAAATATCTGAATTCAGAGATGACAATGGAGGACAGAAGCAGCCGCACCGGCACCAGAGAAAGGCTTGGACTGAGCTTCACTATTGACTACCTTCTGTTCAATAAAGGAGTCAAAGGTTCCAAAGAAGAAGCGACAGGAAGTCgtacagcagagcagacagcgAACAACATGCTAAATCATCAGAATCCTAAACCCAAAGAGGTGGGGATTCGCTCTGAGATACAGGAGACGCGGCTACAGAGGTCAGAGGCAGAGATTGAAGAAAGGAAAGtcaaagaagaggagggggatgaAGAGCAACAagaggggggggaggaggaagtgacCACCACCACGTCTACCAGCAGCAGTCCAGAGAAGTCTGCGGAAAAACCCAACCAGTCGTACATCGCGCTCATCTCCAAGGCAATCCTGGCGTCGGAgcagaagaagctgctgctaTGTGACATCTACCAGTGGATCATGGACCACTACCCCTACTTCAAGAGCAAG GATAAAAACTGGCGGAACAGCGTGCGTCACAACTTGTCCCTGAACGATTGCTTCATCAAAGCAGGCCGCAGCGACAACGGTAAAGGCCACTTCTGGGCGATTCACCCCTCAAACTACCAGGACTTTTCTAACGGGGACTACCACTGCCGCAGGGCGCGCCGCAGGGTACGCAGGGTGGCAGGACAGctccccttttcctccctgaGCTCCCCCTACCACCCTGCCTTCGCCCGGCCTCACAGGACGACCTGTTGGTGCTGTCCTCAAGTCCAAACACTCCCTCTGCCTGCCTTGGCACCAAGACTCTACTGGCCCTGGTCCAGTGTGCAGCCTCAGGTGGGGCTCCACCCGAGCCTGCGTGCCTCTGTGCCCTGA